One window of the Canis aureus isolate CA01 chromosome 17, VMU_Caureus_v.1.0, whole genome shotgun sequence genome contains the following:
- the RAB20 gene encoding ras-related protein Rab-20 isoform X3, translated as MSPHHSPSTLRRSHGPSSTWREQFHGLGSMYCRGAAAVILTYDVNHPQSLVELEDRFLGLTDTANTDCLFAIVGNKVDLLEDGTADSQEKEGLGPGVAGGGSSGSPKVPKQVQPEDAVAFYKKILKYKMLDEKDVPAAEQMCFETSAKTGYNVDLLFETLFDMVVPVILRQRAQGPPQTVDITSYKTPRRTRSGCCA; from the coding sequence GGCGGGAGCAGTTCCACGGCCTGGGCTCCATGTACTGCCGGGGCGCGGCTGCCGTCATCCTCACCTACGATGTGAACCACCCGCAGAGCCTGGTGGAGCTGGAGGACCGGTTCCTGGGCCTCACAGACACCGCCAACACTGACTGCCTCTTCGCCATTGTGGGGAACAAGGTGGACCTCCTCGAGGACGGGACCGCAGACAGCCAGGAGAAGGAAGGGCTTGGCCCCGGGGTGGCTGGGGGCGGCAGCAGCGGATCGCCCAAAGTGCCCAAGCAGGTGCAGCCAGAGGACGCGGTGGCGTTTTATAAAAAGATCCTGAAGTACAAGATGCTGGACGAGAAGGACGTGCCAGCTGCTGAGCAGATGTGCTTCGAGACCAGTGCAAAAACTGGGTACAACGTGGACCTGCTGTTTGAAACCCTGTTTGACATGGTGGTGCCCGTGATCCTGCGGCAGAGAGCCCAGGGGCCACCACAGACAGTGGACATCACCAGTTATAAGACGCCCAGACGGACCAGATCCGGGTGCTGTGCCTGA